A single region of the Enterococcus mundtii genome encodes:
- a CDS encoding helicase C-terminal domain-containing protein, producing MKPKTYAVVDIETTGTNPKEDRIIQFGCVMIEDGRITSRYSMDINPGRKISKQIQHLTGITNQRVHRSPYFEDVAQTIYNLLADTIFVAHNIYFDYQFLNHELTRCGVPKLQIPGIDTVELAQIFLPTEPSFRLADLSESLGFIHDNPHQADSDAEVTAQLLLLIEERMRQLPLVTLEQIVKLSNHTGMDTRLFIEQTTNELRKQPPPLSDELEIIEGIALQKKEVELFSEVYYGHKAYPRKKQAKEKIFGKTLMYRKEQNRLMNVVYDHFTKDESKNLMIEAATGMGKTIGYLLPLSYLATPEKPAVISTVSLVLQEQIMDKDIPLLNQLFDQPIQATIIKSYRHYLDLQRFKATLLEPKEQKQYALYQMTVLVWLTQTKTGDLDELHLTNLNHAFFTDVSHRGLDFLAKKQAFYEQDFIRFLHRQIKQSNFLIVNHAFLVQETQRKTPLLPESPYLLIDEAHHLPEIAEKVNDQRFSLSYFNKEVQLFEEPDRLFDRFKGYLPANHEGQRWLDIYKEELSALREAQLCLAEGLLEIIPQQKRQTYPEEVMITKEDLDKLSFEASTAIDHLHLFYQEIKELQYRIRSGLEVLQESWTKQMRVDLASLYALFERLDQQASFMEEWLENWQESLVHWFVPGATPQQTMFHLHDFTAALIPNTVWYQRYERILYIGGTLKVGPDRQYLAKRLGIEGTPLKVIASPYDYEKQARIFVPKEAPEINQLSGTTYVDYLTDVLYQLIRQEKRPILVLFTSHDVLQKVYQRMHLTMLEQGREILAQGIGGSREKLLKRFVLSDMSVLFGADSFWEGVDLPGDALQLVVITRLPFDHPQRPMVKARNAYLESEGINPFYQESLPKAALKVRQALGRLIRSETDKGVLLILDRRLVTAKYGARIIHALPKKMPVQEAPFEQICEDIHDFLNKNEEIKP from the coding sequence TTGAAACCGAAAACTTATGCAGTCGTCGATATTGAAACGACTGGGACAAATCCAAAAGAAGATCGCATTATCCAATTTGGATGTGTCATGATCGAAGATGGGCGGATCACCTCTCGTTATTCGATGGATATCAACCCTGGGCGAAAAATCTCAAAACAGATCCAGCATTTGACAGGGATCACCAATCAACGTGTCCATCGTTCACCCTATTTTGAAGATGTAGCACAAACGATTTACAACCTTCTAGCGGATACCATCTTCGTGGCGCATAATATTTATTTTGATTATCAGTTTTTGAACCATGAATTGACTCGCTGTGGCGTACCTAAATTACAGATTCCAGGAATCGATACAGTCGAGTTGGCCCAGATATTTTTGCCGACTGAACCGAGCTTTCGTTTAGCTGATTTGTCGGAAAGTCTGGGGTTTATCCACGATAATCCCCATCAGGCAGATAGCGATGCGGAAGTGACAGCACAGTTGCTTCTACTGATTGAAGAACGGATGCGTCAGTTACCTTTAGTGACGCTTGAACAGATCGTGAAACTGAGCAATCATACAGGGATGGATACTAGATTATTCATCGAACAAACCACCAACGAACTGAGAAAGCAGCCCCCACCTTTATCAGATGAACTGGAAATCATCGAGGGAATCGCCTTACAAAAAAAAGAAGTCGAACTGTTTTCAGAAGTTTACTATGGTCATAAAGCTTATCCAAGAAAAAAACAAGCGAAAGAGAAAATATTTGGAAAAACGTTGATGTATCGTAAAGAACAAAATCGTTTGATGAATGTTGTCTATGATCATTTTACCAAAGATGAATCGAAAAATTTGATGATCGAAGCAGCGACTGGTATGGGCAAGACGATTGGCTATCTATTGCCTCTTAGCTATCTGGCCACACCGGAGAAGCCGGCAGTGATCAGTACGGTATCGCTTGTTTTACAAGAGCAGATCATGGATAAAGATATTCCTTTGTTGAATCAATTATTCGACCAACCGATCCAAGCGACGATTATCAAAAGCTACCGCCATTATCTCGATTTGCAACGGTTCAAAGCCACACTCCTTGAGCCAAAGGAGCAAAAACAATATGCACTCTATCAAATGACAGTTCTTGTCTGGCTGACGCAGACGAAAACAGGAGATTTAGATGAGTTGCATCTAACGAATTTGAATCATGCCTTTTTTACAGATGTTTCGCATCGCGGGCTTGACTTTTTAGCGAAAAAACAAGCGTTCTATGAACAAGATTTTATTCGATTTTTGCATCGACAAATCAAGCAAAGTAACTTCTTGATCGTCAACCATGCTTTTTTAGTCCAAGAAACACAAAGAAAGACACCGTTGTTGCCTGAAAGTCCTTATTTATTGATCGATGAAGCACATCATTTACCTGAGATTGCTGAAAAAGTCAATGATCAACGATTCAGTTTGAGCTATTTTAACAAGGAAGTACAATTATTCGAAGAACCTGATCGTTTGTTCGATCGCTTCAAAGGCTATCTTCCAGCCAATCATGAGGGGCAGCGCTGGCTTGATATCTACAAAGAAGAGTTGTCTGCGCTTCGTGAGGCACAGCTTTGTTTAGCTGAAGGGTTACTTGAGATCATACCTCAACAAAAAAGACAAACTTACCCGGAAGAAGTCATGATCACGAAAGAGGACTTAGATAAATTATCTTTTGAAGCAAGTACAGCCATTGACCATCTTCATCTTTTTTACCAAGAAATAAAGGAATTACAGTACAGGATCCGTTCAGGCTTAGAGGTGCTTCAAGAAAGTTGGACGAAGCAAATGCGTGTCGATCTTGCAAGTCTGTATGCTTTGTTTGAACGTTTAGATCAACAAGCAAGTTTTATGGAAGAATGGTTGGAGAATTGGCAAGAAAGTTTAGTCCATTGGTTTGTTCCGGGTGCCACCCCTCAGCAGACGATGTTCCATCTCCACGATTTTACTGCCGCACTGATTCCCAATACAGTTTGGTATCAGCGCTATGAACGGATTTTATATATAGGAGGGACATTGAAAGTGGGCCCAGATCGTCAATATTTGGCGAAACGATTAGGAATTGAAGGTACTCCGCTGAAAGTCATTGCCTCTCCTTATGATTACGAAAAACAAGCACGGATCTTCGTGCCAAAAGAAGCACCAGAGATCAATCAATTAAGTGGTACAACGTATGTCGACTATCTAACGGATGTGTTATACCAGTTGATCAGACAAGAAAAAAGACCGATCCTAGTTTTGTTTACTTCTCATGATGTTTTACAAAAGGTGTATCAACGAATGCATTTGACAATGCTTGAACAAGGAAGAGAGATTTTAGCTCAAGGAATCGGTGGCAGTCGTGAGAAACTATTGAAGCGTTTTGTTCTTTCTGATATGAGCGTGCTATTCGGCGCAGATAGTTTTTGGGAAGGCGTCGACCTGCCAGGAGATGCGTTACAGCTAGTCGTCATTACGCGGTTGCCATTCGATCATCCACAACGTCCAATGGTCAAAGCGAGAAATGCGTATTTGGAATCGGAAGGCATCAACCCTTTTTATCAAGAATCCTTACCAAAGGCAGCACTGAAGGTCAGACAAGCTTTAGGTCGTTTGATTCGTTCGGAAACGGACAAAGGTGTCTTGCTGATTTTAGATCGACGATTAGTGACCGCAAAATATGGCGCGAGGATCATTCATGCCTTGCCTAAAAAGATGCCTGTCCAAGAGGCGCCTTTTGAACAAATTTGTGAGGATATCCATGATTTCTTAAACAAAAACGAAGAAATTAAGCCATAA
- a CDS encoding cold-shock protein, which produces METGTVKWFNSEKGFGFITAENGNDVFVHFSAIQGDGFKTLEEGQTVNFDVEEGQRGPQATNVVKA; this is translated from the coding sequence ATGGAAACAGGTACAGTGAAATGGTTTAACTCAGAAAAAGGTTTCGGTTTCATTACAGCAGAAAACGGCAACGATGTATTCGTTCATTTCTCAGCTATCCAAGGTGATGGATTCAAAACTTTAGAAGAAGGCCAAACAGTAAACTTCGATGTTGAAGAAGGTCAACGTGGCCCTCAAGCAACTAACGTTGTTAAAGCTTAA